A region of Fimbriimonadaceae bacterium DNA encodes the following proteins:
- the glnA1 gene encoding Glutamine synthetase, with the protein MTPKEAINFVHENEVQIIDIRFTDLFGMWHHFSIPATDFSEALFEDGIGFDGSSIRGFQAINESDMLLIPDPDTIFLDPFSEYCQAAIICDIEDPITRERYSRDPRQVIHKCEQYVKSTGIGDTVFVGPEAEFFLLDKLRYENSPQGAFYEIDSEEAHWNSGAEWSTGYTHRQKGGYFPCSPADRLQDIRSEMLMKLMEMGVHIEVHHHEVGSAGQCEIDMRFDTLKVMADKLQKYKYVVRNVAAAHGMAATFMPKPLFGDNGSGMHVHWSIWKNGETLMYDEAGYAGLSDLSRWAIGGILRHASALLAFCAPSTNSYRRLVPGYEAPINLIYSARNRSACVRIPMFNKSPKAKRIEFRAPDPSANGYLAFSAITMAALDGIQNRIEPPKPIDKDLYELPPLEKADIAQTPGSLREVLVALKNDHEFLLRGDVFTKDLLDTYIAYKMEHEVEAIDLRPHPYEFYLYSDV; encoded by the coding sequence ATGACACCAAAAGAAGCCATTAACTTTGTTCACGAGAACGAAGTTCAAATCATCGACATCCGTTTTACCGACCTGTTTGGAATGTGGCACCACTTCAGCATTCCGGCGACAGACTTCAGCGAGGCGCTTTTCGAAGACGGTATCGGCTTCGATGGTTCCAGCATCCGCGGCTTCCAGGCCATCAACGAGTCGGACATGCTGCTGATTCCCGATCCAGACACGATCTTCCTGGATCCCTTCAGCGAATACTGCCAGGCCGCGATCATCTGCGACATCGAGGACCCGATCACTCGCGAACGGTACAGCCGCGATCCTCGGCAGGTGATCCACAAGTGCGAGCAGTACGTCAAGTCGACGGGAATCGGCGACACCGTTTTCGTCGGACCCGAAGCCGAGTTCTTCCTCCTCGACAAGCTCCGCTATGAGAATTCGCCGCAAGGCGCCTTCTACGAGATCGACAGCGAAGAAGCCCACTGGAACTCCGGTGCGGAATGGTCCACCGGCTACACCCACCGCCAGAAGGGAGGGTACTTCCCTTGCTCACCGGCCGACCGGCTCCAGGACATCCGGAGCGAGATGCTGATGAAGCTCATGGAGATGGGAGTCCACATCGAGGTCCACCATCACGAAGTGGGAAGCGCGGGCCAATGCGAGATCGACATGCGTTTCGACACCCTCAAGGTGATGGCGGACAAGCTCCAGAAATACAAGTACGTGGTTCGGAACGTCGCCGCCGCTCACGGAATGGCCGCGACCTTCATGCCCAAGCCATTGTTCGGCGACAACGGCAGCGGCATGCACGTCCACTGGTCAATCTGGAAGAACGGGGAGACCCTGATGTACGATGAAGCCGGTTATGCGGGCCTGAGCGACCTTTCTCGATGGGCCATCGGGGGCATCCTGCGCCACGCTTCAGCCCTGCTCGCCTTCTGCGCGCCCTCCACGAACAGCTATCGGCGCCTGGTTCCGGGTTACGAGGCTCCGATCAATCTGATCTATTCGGCGCGCAACCGGTCGGCTTGCGTGCGCATTCCGATGTTTAACAAGTCGCCAAAGGCGAAGCGGATCGAGTTCCGGGCGCCAGACCCAAGCGCGAACGGCTATCTCGCATTTTCGGCGATTACGATGGCCGCTCTCGACGGCATTCAGAACCGGATAGAGCCTCCAAAGCCGATCGACAAGGACCTTTACGAACTTCCGCCCCTGGAGAAGGCGGATATCGCGCAGACTCCCGGATCGCTTCGAGAGGTTCTGGTCGCGCTGAAGAACGACCACGAGTTCCTGCTGCGAGGCGACGTGTTTACCAAAGACCTATTGGACACCTACATCGCTTACAAGATGGAGCATGAGGTTGAAGCGATCGACCTTCGTCCGCATCCCTACGAGTTCTACCTTTACTCGGACGTCTAA